In Candida orthopsilosis Co 90-125, chromosome 4 draft sequence, a single genomic region encodes these proteins:
- a CDS encoding Aco2 aconitate hydratase 2 has translation MLRVRTIRQGNTVVPYLHKRCLATQGFSYPVPPEYESRTPPYSKLVDKLATVKKIVNNQPLTLAEKILYSHLCNPEESLTSSNVNDIRGKEYLKLNPDRVAMQDASAQMALLQFMTCGMSSTAVPASIHCDHLIVGKDGASSDLTKSIATNKEVFDFLQSCGEKYGIQFWGPGSGIIHQIVLENFSAPGLMMLGTDSHTPNAGGLGAIAIGVGGADAVDALTGTPWELKAPKVLGVKLTGKMSGWTSPKDVITTLAGILTVRGGTGYIVEYFGDGVANLSCTGMATITNMGAEIGATTSIFPYQEAHRRYLIETNREPVANAADAVNKEVKFLQADEGAEYDKVIEINLSELEPHVNGPFTPDLSTPISKFGETAQKEGWPETVSAGLIGSCTNSSYQDMSRAVSIIKQAEAAGLKPKIPFFVTPGSEQIRATIERDGLISTFEKNGAIVLANACGPCIGQWDRVDVPKTSTEFNAIFTSFNRNFRARNDGNRNTMNFLTSPDMVTAMIYSGDINFNPMTDSIKLENGEEFRFQPPEGVDLPNKGFIKGRSEFYPEPNPQPKPEVPVSVSPTSDRLQLLEPFEPWNGDELSTNVLLKVEGKCTTDHISAAGAWLKYKGHLENISYNTLIGAVNKETGEVNKAYDLNGDSYGIPELMMKWKDDKRPWVVVAEHNYGEGSAREHAALSPRFLGGSVILVKSFARIHETNLKKQGMLPLTFANEEDYDKISAGDLITTIDLKDMIAKDGNNGGTLRLKVTKRDGPEFEILAKHTMSKDQVEFFKAGSAINYIGNLKKQEASA, from the coding sequence ATGCTTAGAGTTAGAACCATAAGACAGGGTAATACAGTAGTACCCTACCTTCACAAAAGATGTTTAGCTACACAAGGATTCAGCTACCCTGTTCCTCCAGAGTATGAATCAAGAACCCCGCCCTATTCAAAATTAGTTGACAAACTTGCGACAGTTAAAAAAATAGTCAACAATCAGCCGTTGACTCTTGctgaaaagattttgtattCTCATTTATGTAATCCCGAGGAAAGTCtcacttcatcaaatgttAACGATATCAGAGGTAAAgaatatttgaaattaaaccCCGATAGAGTTGCGATGCAAGACGCATCTGCTCAAATGGCTTTGTTACAATTCATGACCTGTGGTATGAGTTCAACTGCAGTCCCAGCATCAATACATTGTGATCACTTGATTGTGGGAAAAGATGGTGCATCTTCGGATTTgaccaaatcaattgcaacCAATAAAGAagtgtttgattttttgcaaagttGTGGTGAGAAATAtggtattcaattttgggGACCAGGATCAGGTatcattcatcaaattgtcTTGGAAAACTTTTCAGCTCCTgggttgatgatgttggGTACTGATTCACATACACCGAACGCTGGTGGTCTTGGTGCTATTGCcattggtgttggtggtgCAGATGCTGTTGATGCATTGACAGGAACACCATGGGAGTTGAAGGCACCAAAAGTTTTAGGTGTCAAATTGACGGGTAAGATGAGTGGTTGGACATCACCAAAGGATGTTATCACTACATTGGCAGGTATTTTAACCGTCAGAGGAGGTACAGGatatattgttgaatattttggTGATGGAGTTGCCAACTTGTCATGTACTGGTATGGCTACTATAACTAATATGGGTGCTGAGATTGGAGCTACCACATCCATATTCCCATACCAAGAAGCTCACAGAAGGTACTTGATTGAGACGAATAGAGAACCAGTAGCGAATGCAGCAGATGCAGTAAATAAAGAAGTAAAATTCTTACAAGCTGATGAGGGTGCTGAGTATGACAAGGTTATCGAAATCAACCTTTCTGAATTGGAACCACACGTTAATGGTCCATTTACCCCTGATTTATCAACtccaatttccaaatttggagAAACTGCACAAAAAGAAGGTTGGCCAGAAACTGTTTCAGCTGGTTTAATTGGATCTTGTACAAACTCATCCTATCAAGATATGTCAAGAGCCGTCTCCATTATTAAACAAGCAGAAGCGGCCGGAttaaaaccaaaaattCCATTTTTTGTTACGCCAGGTTCGGAACAAATTAGAGCAACGATTGAAAGAGATGGACTTATAAgtacatttgaaaaaaatggCGCTATTGTTTTGGCCAATGCTTGTGGTCCATGTATTGGACAATGGGATAGAGTTGATGTGCCCAAGACATCTACTGAATTTAATGCGATTTTCACTAGCTTTAATAGAAATTTCAGAGCTAGAAATGATGGAAATAGAAACACCATGAATTTCTTGACGTCTCCAGATATGGTTACGGCAATGATTTACTCAGGTGATATCAATTTTAACCCAATGACTGATAGTATTAAATTGGAGAATGGCGAAGAGTTTAGGTTCCAGCCACCGGAGGGAGTTGATTTGCCAAATAAGGGATTCATCAAAGGTAGATCAGAATTTTATCCTGAACCAAATCCACAACCAAAACCAGAAGTACCAGTTAGTGTTAGTCCAACATCCGACAGATTACAATTATTGGAACCTTTTGAACCATGGAATGGTGACGAGTTGTCAACCAATGTACTACTCAAAGTCGAGGGAAAATGTACTACCGATCACATTTCTGCTGCTGGTGCATGGTTGAAATACAAGGGTCATTTGGAAAACATTTCATACAATACTTTAATTGGTGCtgtcaacaaagaaactGGTGAAGTTAATAAAGCATACGATTTGAATGGTGACTCATATGGTATTCctgaattgatgatgaaatggaAAGATGACAAAAGACCTTGGGTCGTTGTTGCTGAACATAACTATGGTGAAGGTTCAGCCAGAGAACATGCTGCATTATCACCAAGATTTCTTGGTGGGTCAGTAATTTTAGTGAAATCATTTGCAAGAATCCAcgaaacaaatttgaaaaaacaagGTATGTTGCCATTAACTTTTGCTAACGAAGAAGATTATGACAAGATACTGGCGGGTGATTTAATCACTAcgattgatttgaaagatatgATTGCCAAAGATGGAAATAATGGAGGAACATTGAGATTGAAAGTGACAAAGAGAGATGGACcagaatttgaaattttggcTAAACATACAATGTCAAAAgatcaagttgaatttttcaaagctgGATCAGCTATTAATTATATtggtaatttgaaaaagcaaGAGGCAAGCGCTTGA
- a CDS encoding Ylr104w protein (S. cerevisiae homolog YLR104W has in ER-associated protein catabolic process), with protein MLQLATLLLFTTATSANLFDFINHQFGGATQHAQGVKNPQDYENLMLNTQCNKYLCPDTGICVDAPKFCPCPYPSSQLRCFLPDGRYICISKPAGEGISEKYDDPKTNFKIDAKDDNIRDCGWISRAWRGL; from the coding sequence ATGTTGCAATTAGCCACCCTACTATTATTCACCACCGCTACATCAGCAAACctatttgatttcatcaaccatCAATTCGGTGGAGCAACACAACACGCACAAGGTGTCAAAAACCCACAAGATTATGAGAACCTAATGCTTAACACACAATGTAACAAATATTTATGCCCTGATACCGGAATTTGTGTCGATGCCCCAAAATTCTGTCCTTGCCCGTATCCATCGTCCCAATTGAGATGCTTTTTGCCCGATGGAAGATACATTTGTATATCGAAGCCAGCAGGAGAAGGTATTTCGGAAAAGTATGATGATCCTAAGACAAACTTCAAAATAGATGCTAAAGATGACAACATACGTGATTGTGGATGGATTAGTAGAGCATGGAGAGGGTTGTGA
- a CDS encoding Vma2 vacuolar H(+)-ATPase, translating to MSLSDKELFELNKKAVTEGFKISPRINYNTVGGVNGPLVIVDNVKFPRFNEIVNLTLPDGSVRQGQVLEIRGSKAIVQVFEGTSGIDVKKTRVEFTGENLKIPVSEDMLGRIFDGSGRPIDKGPKIFAEEYLDINGSPINPYARIYPEEMISTGISAIDTMNSIARGQKIPIFSASGLPHNEIAAQICRQAGLVRPTKDVHDGHEENFSIVFAAMGVNLETSRFFKQDFEENGSLERTSLFLNLANDPTIERIITPRLALTTAEYLAYQTERHVLTILTDMSSYADALREVSAAREEVPGRRGYPGYMYTDLSTIYERAGRVEGRNGSITQVPILTMPNDDITHPIPDLTGYITEGQIFVDRQLHNRAIYPPINVLPSLSRLMKSAIGEGRTRKDHGDVSNQLYAKYAIGKDAAAMKAVVGEEALSTEDKLSLEFLEKFEKNFINQGAYENRTIIESLDLAWSLLRIYPRELLNRISPKILDEYYGRDRGDDDDDDEEDGDDDDDKKKDTLIDA from the coding sequence ATGTCACTTTCAGATAaagaattgtttgaattgaacaagaaagCCGTCACTGAaggtttcaaaatcagtCCTAGAATTAATTACAATACCGTTGGTGGTGTTAATGGTCCATTGgtcattgttgataatgtCAAGTTCCCCCGtttcaatgaaattgtcaatttaaCATTACCCGACGGGTCAGTTAGACAAGGTcaagttttggaaattagAGGTTCAAAAGCCATTgttcaagtttttgaagGTACTTCGGGAATTGATGTCAAAAAAACAAGAGTTGAATTTACTGGagagaatttgaaaatccCTGTGAGTGAGGATATGTTGGGTAGAATTTTTGATGGATCAGGTAGACCTATTGATAAAGGGCCCAAGATTTTCGCTGAAGAATATTTGGATATTAATGGATCACCAATTAACCCATATGCTCGTATTTACCCCGAAGAAATGATTAGTACTGGTATTTCTGCTATTGATACTATGAATTCTATTGCTAGAGGACAAAAGATTCCTATTTTCTCAGCCTCGGGTTTACCACATAATGAAATTGCGGCTCAAATTTGTAGACAAGCAGGTTTGGTTCGTCCAACTAAAGATGTTCATGATGGCCATGAAgaaaatttctcaattgtgTTTGCGGCAATGGGTGTTAACTTGGAAACCTcaagatttttcaaacaagattTCGAAGAAAATGGATCATTAGAAAGAACttcattgtttttgaacttGGCTAATGATCCTACAATTGAGAGAATTATTACTCCTAGGTTGGCATTAACTACTGCTGAATATTTGGCTTATCAAACTGAAAGACATGTGTTGACTATTTTAACCGATATGTCGTCTTATGCTGATGCGTTGAGAGAAGTGTCTGCTGCTAGAGAAGAAGTTCCAGGTAGAAGAGGTTATCCTGGTTACATGTATACCGATTTGTCAACAATCTATGAAAGAGCAGGTAGAGTTGAAGGTAGAAATGGGTCCATTACTCAAGTTCCAATCTTGACTATGCCTAACGATGATATTACCCATCCAATTCCTGATTTGACTGGTTATATTACTGAGGGACAAATTTTCGTTGATAGACAATTACATAATAGAGCTATTTACCCACCAATTAATGTGTTGCCATCATTATCACGTTTGATGAAATCGGCAATTGGTGAAGgaagaacaagaaaagatcaTGGTGATGTATCTAATCAATTGTATGCTAAATATGCCATTGGTAAAGATGCTGCTGCTATGAAggctgttgttggtgaagaagCATTGTCAACTGAAGATAAATTGTCATTGGAATTCTTGGAgaagtttgaaaagaattttaTTAATCAAGGTGCTTATGAAAATAGAACAATTATTGAGTCATTGGATCTTGCTTGGTCATTGTTACGAATCTATCCAAGAGAATTGTTGAACAGAATTAGTCCAAAGATTTTAGACGAATATTATGGAAGAGATAGAggtgatgacgatgatgacgatgaagaagatggtgacgatgatgacgacaaaaagaaggatacattgattgatgcttag
- a CDS encoding Taf5 protein (S. cerevisiae homolog TAF5 has general RNA polymerase II transcription factor activity, chromatin binding and has role in general transcription from RNA polymerase II promoter, histone acetylation), which translates to MNNEAKRMSSDAQQNATGAPIANTQSSSQSVPLQSQAPRPAQQQQQQQVRSNQPQYSQADLNRIVLDYLNKKGYHRTESMLRLESTNTPTPAGAPATPATTELVSPSELVVNMEDKLNKDAKELRELKEKQSKVERELQETKDREVRLAKEADLRQLKALEAKTRIENDPDTYFMAYSMLRKWVESSLDLYKPELSRVLYPLFIHCFLDLITKGYEVKAKQFFDKYKSDHLILHGVEVRKFAGLSLPEHIQENEVAVAYRKHRYRILVSKTSLNLLLYFLHENEAVGGAILIRMINQYLDPVISKNRPDKIDQEGEANPEEGISEYFANTNELEKFNSEKEVKLGKMPLDTEVSKEVEAELKVKDGKVSPVNGKTLSEEFQELTKPDVDSPAKDSLPLPMKDATDIKKMILQVEDSRSKIKLGTIQASSPSVCMYTFHNTNNEMTCVAFNEDSTLVAAGFQGSYVRIWSLDGKPLESAVKKDRKNHQFPENSRKLIGHSGPIYGISFSPDNKFLLTCSEDKTVRLWSLDTFTALVSYKGHNQPVWDVKFSPLGHYFATASHDQTARLWATDHIYPLRIFAGHINDVDCVEFHPNSNYVFTGSSDRTCRMWDVHNGHCVRIFMGHTNAINCLAVSPNGRWLASAGEDNVINLWDIGTGRRLKTMKGHGRSSIYSLSFSRDGTVLVSGSGDNSVRVWDVKKNTNDAGPEPEAFVTVNNSEGSEEKKGPQQQQQQLNRRDVIASSDHMTAFFTKKTPVFNVHFTRRNLCLAAGPFQG; encoded by the coding sequence ATGAATAACGAAGCTAAGCGGATGCTGTCAGATGCTCAGCAAAATGCAACGGGCGCGCCTATAGCTAATACGCAGAGCTCTTCTCAATCTGTACCACTACAATCTCAAGCTCCACGTCCTGcgcaacaacagcaacagcaacaagtCAGAAGCAATCAGCCTCAATACTCACAGGCCGACTTAAATCGAATAGTGCTTGACtatttaaacaaaaaggGGTACCACAGAACAGAATCTATGCTTCGGTTGGAGAGCACAAACACACCAACCCCAGCAGGCGCCCCTGCCACTCCTGCAACCACAGAATTAGTATCACCAAGTGAGTTGGTTGTCAATATGGAAGAcaagttgaacaaagaCGCCAAAGAGTTGAGAGAACTCAAAGAGAAACAGTCAAAAGTTGAGCGTGAGCTacaagaaacaaaggaCCGTGAGGTAAGGTTGGCCAAAGAAGCTGATTTGAGACAATTGAAAGCATTGGAAGCCAAAACtagaattgaaaatgacCCCGATACTTACTTTATGGCTTATTCGATGCTTAGGAAATGGGTCGAATCTTCATTGGACTTGTACAAGCCTGAATTATCCCGAGTATTGTATCCTTTGTTTATACATTGTTTCTTGGACTTGATAACAAAAGGGTATGAAGTTAAAGCCAAGCAGTTTTTTGACAAATACAAGTCCgatcatttgattttacATGGCGTCGAGGTGAGGAAGTTCGCCGGTTTATCGTTACCTGAACATATACAAGAGAATGAAGTGGCGGTAGCCTATAGAAAGCACAGATATAGAATATTGGTGTCAAAGACATCACtcaacttgttgttgtatttcCTTCATGAGAATGAGGCTGTTGGTGGTGCAATTTTGATACGTATGATTaatcaatatttggatCCCGttatttccaaaaatagACCTGACAAGATTGACCAAGAAGGTGAAGCCAATCCAGAAGAAGGAATATCCGAGTACTTTGCTAATACAAATGAGTTGGAGAAGTTCAATAGCGAAAAGGAGGTAAAGTTAGGTAAGATGCCATTGGATACCGAAGTTAGCAAAGAAGTAGAGGCCGAGTTGAAGGTGAAGGATGGAAAGGTACTGCCAGTTAATGGTAAAACACTTAGTGAAGAGTTTCAAGAATTAACAAAGCCAGATGTTGATTCGCCAGCAAAAGATTCATTACCTTTACCAATGAAAGATGCAACCGACATCAAGAAGATGATTTtacaagttgaagattCTAGATCTAAGATAAAGTTGGGTACGATACAAGCTAGTTCTCCTTCTGTTTGTATGTACACCTTTcacaatacaaacaatgaaatgACCTGTGTTGCATTCAACGAAGACTCAACACTTGTTGCAGCGGGTTTTCAAGGAAGCTATGTCAGAATATGGAGTTTAGATGGTAAGCCTCTTGAGTCAGCTGTTAAAAAAGACCGCAAGAATCATCAGTTCCCCGAAAACTCGAGGAAATTAATTGGACATAGTGGTCCTATATATgggatttctttttcaccCGATAACAAATTCCTTCTCACTTGTTCTGAAGATAAAACGGTACGTCTTTGGTCTTTGGACACATTCACGGCATTGGTATCATATAAAGGACATAATCAACCCGTATGGGATGTCAAGTTTTCACCATTGGGCCATTACTTTGCAACGGCTTCACATGATCAAACTGCTAGATTATGGGCAACTGACCATATCTACCCATTGAGGATATTTGCTGGACATATAAATGACGTCGATTGTGTCGAGTTCcatccaaattcaaactaCGTCTTTACTGGATCAAGTGATAGAACTTGTAGAATGTGGGATGTTCATAATGGTCATTGTGTTAGAATTTTCATGGGCCATACAAATGCCATCAATTGCCTTGCCGTCTCGCCAAATGGTAGGTGGCTCGCTAGTGCAGGAGAGGATAATGTGATTAATCTATGGGATATTGGCACGGGaagaagattgaaaacGATGAAAGGTCATGGTAGATCCTCTATATACTCCTTGTCCTTCTCGCGCGATGGAACCGTGTTGGTTAGTGGTTCAGGAGACAATAGTGTGAGAGTTTGGGATGTTAAGAAAAACACCAATGATGCAGGACCAGAACCAGAAGCATTTGTTACTGTAAATAATAGTGAAGGGAGTGAAGAGAAGAAAGGTCcacaacagcagcaacaacaattgaacagAAGAGATGTGATTGCTAGCAGCGACCACATGACTGCATTTTTCACAAAAAAGACTCCAGTTTTTAATGTCCATTTTACGAGAAGAAATCTTTGCTTGGCTGCAGGTCCATTTCAGGGGTAA